A portion of the Bifidobacterium lemurum genome contains these proteins:
- a CDS encoding DUF4012 domain-containing protein codes for MTFNNDGENLFEGLTDAPMAGVEPPMPPAGASSASGERRSRRAAQRRLRERRRRRNRRILIVVAVVLGVLIALGAWFGVSALKAKSEVEQAVAVVSQIQTSVGECDVDQAVSGLNDLAEHIDAAYRQTNSPIWALASWTPYVGSDIGAVRSVVSALETVSTDALPSLSTALDGFSLDSIAVENGQVQIGDLASRATDLTTASEVISQANDELQAVDGLRIAQLADAVDSAKTKFNTVSSLLDTVSRAAQLLPKMLGLEDGQTRNYLLISQNNAEIRATGGIPGSWGVITVSNGAISISEFDSAYKVSDTPVVELTAEERVLYGDNLAKYQQSINFTPDFPRSAYIGSVMWKQLKGQDVDGMISVDPVALQRILAVTGSVTTSNGTVLDGQNTVKALLSDSYASMTPAETDTFFSDAAQCVFDRIKQGSSDNVALIKALNSAVTDGHILLWSAHEDEQELISGTTVSGELETDSTKPVAGLYFNDGTMGKMDWYLQRESSLEYEKTYPNGAKQYVLHVKLTNTVDPAAVDSIPEYVRGYDEADNTRSGEIITSVYTYAPAGGRLVSWSFSGSGVGDGEYDTVSVHEGLTYGVKKITLQPGESCELTVHLMTSTEAIGELKLRQTPTLE; via the coding sequence ATGACGTTCAACAATGATGGCGAGAACCTGTTCGAGGGGTTGACGGATGCCCCGATGGCGGGGGTGGAACCTCCGATGCCGCCAGCTGGGGCTTCGTCGGCGTCGGGGGAGCGTCGGTCTCGTCGCGCCGCCCAGCGCCGGCTGCGTGAACGCAGGCGCAGGCGCAACCGTCGCATTCTGATTGTTGTGGCGGTGGTGCTGGGCGTGCTGATCGCCTTGGGCGCATGGTTCGGCGTTTCGGCGCTGAAGGCGAAAAGCGAGGTCGAACAAGCGGTGGCGGTCGTTTCGCAGATCCAGACCAGCGTGGGGGAGTGCGACGTCGACCAAGCCGTCAGTGGGTTGAACGATTTGGCGGAGCATATCGACGCGGCCTACCGGCAGACCAACAGCCCGATTTGGGCGCTCGCCTCTTGGACGCCGTACGTGGGGTCGGATATCGGTGCGGTGCGATCTGTGGTGAGCGCGTTGGAGACGGTGTCCACCGATGCGCTGCCGTCGTTGTCCACCGCGTTGGACGGATTCTCACTGGATTCCATCGCCGTGGAGAACGGACAGGTACAGATCGGCGACCTGGCCAGCCGGGCCACCGATCTGACGACGGCCAGTGAGGTGATCAGCCAGGCCAACGACGAGCTGCAGGCCGTGGATGGATTGCGGATCGCGCAGCTGGCCGACGCGGTGGATAGCGCGAAAACCAAGTTCAACACGGTTTCGTCTCTGCTTGACACCGTCTCGCGCGCGGCGCAGCTGCTGCCGAAGATGCTGGGGCTTGAGGACGGGCAGACGCGCAACTATCTGCTGATTTCGCAGAACAACGCCGAAATTCGAGCCACGGGCGGCATTCCGGGTTCGTGGGGTGTGATCACCGTGAGTAACGGTGCGATTTCGATTTCGGAATTCGATTCGGCATATAAAGTGTCTGATACGCCGGTGGTGGAACTGACGGCTGAAGAGAGGGTGCTGTATGGCGATAATCTGGCCAAGTATCAGCAAAGCATCAACTTCACGCCCGATTTCCCGCGTTCCGCTTATATCGGCAGCGTGATGTGGAAACAGCTTAAAGGCCAGGATGTGGACGGTATGATCAGTGTGGACCCGGTGGCTTTGCAGCGGATTCTGGCCGTTACCGGCAGCGTGACCACTTCCAATGGCACGGTGCTGGATGGACAGAACACGGTGAAGGCGCTGCTTAGCGATAGCTACGCCTCCATGACTCCCGCCGAGACGGATACGTTCTTCTCCGACGCCGCCCAATGCGTGTTCGATAGGATCAAGCAAGGAAGCAGCGACAACGTCGCACTGATCAAGGCGTTGAATTCCGCCGTCACCGATGGTCATATTCTGCTGTGGTCGGCGCATGAGGACGAGCAGGAACTGATTTCCGGCACCACCGTCTCCGGCGAACTGGAAACAGATTCCACCAAACCAGTTGCAGGCCTGTATTTTAACGATGGCACGATGGGCAAAATGGACTGGTATCTCCAGCGTGAGTCCTCTCTGGAATACGAGAAGACATATCCCAATGGGGCCAAGCAGTATGTGCTGCATGTCAAACTGACCAATACCGTCGATCCGGCCGCTGTGGATTCAATTCCTGAATATGTGCGCGGTTATGATGAAGCCGACAATACGCGGTCTGGGGAAATCATCACTTCTGTATATACGTATGCGCCAGCCGGGGGGCGCTTGGTGAGTTGGTCATTCAGCGGGAGCGGCGTCGGCGATGGTGAATATGATACCGTCAGCGTGCATGAGGGATTGACCTATGGTGTGAAGAAGATTACGTTACAGCCGGGGGAGAGCTGTGAACTCACCGTACATCTGATGACCTCAACGGAAGCGATTGGGGAATTGAAACTGCGTCAGACGCCGACTCTGGAGTAG
- a CDS encoding AAA family ATPase: MIRLRSITLNGFKNVGHGEVALSTWKKGEPAPDADIVGIYGQNGSGKTSVIQALGIVKHLWSGKGIRNVAADCVSKESDEAEIVVEGVLFNNETQEADLLFVYKVTFTESSNGPSPIGEELACKDLSRKEPMRTLLSYSLKDGGHWGYELKPKQFWKDIMSLDEDAKTGLAVAQRLSADKSCSLVFSNDFFLLAGELSNKTVGKAKSNAKSKTAGGVGKTLGSASALAMLWQLITGMKLFALTDLAVVAVSQYAVSMLNHLHIATHEGELGRLADASFIVNLAEPATLNEKQLNDLRNTVEKMTPVLSALVPGLSLGVVQLGGMLGDDGTPAERVEITCTRGGTTVPLRCESEGIKKLVSILTLLIDVYSKPGACVAIDELDSGVFEFLLGEILQVLQNHGRGQLIFTAHNLRPLETLNKGSLVFTTTNPERRYIKFRGSREKSNLRSQYLRAINLGGQAETVYEPTNIFDIDGAFYDSGFPENG; this comes from the coding sequence ATGATTCGTCTTCGGTCAATCACGCTGAATGGTTTCAAGAATGTTGGGCATGGCGAGGTCGCTCTGTCGACGTGGAAAAAAGGCGAGCCCGCTCCGGACGCCGATATCGTGGGCATCTACGGGCAGAATGGTTCCGGCAAGACCTCTGTGATTCAGGCGCTTGGCATAGTGAAACATCTGTGGAGCGGAAAAGGCATTCGAAACGTCGCCGCCGACTGCGTATCGAAAGAAAGCGATGAGGCGGAAATCGTCGTCGAAGGCGTTCTTTTCAATAATGAAACGCAGGAAGCCGATCTTTTGTTCGTCTATAAGGTGACTTTTACCGAGTCGAGCAACGGACCGTCGCCGATCGGCGAAGAACTCGCGTGCAAGGATCTTTCCAGGAAAGAGCCCATGCGTACCTTATTGTCGTACTCCTTGAAGGACGGTGGACACTGGGGCTACGAACTTAAGCCGAAACAATTCTGGAAAGACATCATGTCTTTGGATGAGGATGCGAAAACCGGATTGGCGGTGGCCCAACGTCTTTCAGCCGACAAATCCTGCTCGCTTGTTTTCTCGAACGATTTCTTCCTCTTGGCTGGAGAACTGAGCAATAAGACCGTCGGCAAAGCGAAATCGAATGCGAAATCGAAAACCGCGGGTGGCGTTGGGAAAACGCTCGGCTCCGCATCGGCGCTTGCGATGCTATGGCAATTGATCACAGGCATGAAGCTGTTCGCTCTGACCGACCTGGCGGTGGTCGCTGTCTCCCAATACGCGGTCTCCATGCTGAACCATCTGCACATCGCGACGCATGAAGGGGAGCTGGGCAGATTGGCGGACGCGTCGTTCATCGTGAACTTGGCCGAACCAGCTACCCTAAACGAGAAACAGCTCAATGATCTGCGCAATACGGTGGAGAAAATGACTCCAGTGCTTTCCGCGCTGGTGCCGGGGCTCTCATTGGGCGTCGTCCAGCTCGGAGGCATGCTGGGCGATGACGGAACCCCGGCCGAGCGAGTTGAAATCACCTGCACTCGAGGCGGGACAACCGTTCCGCTACGGTGCGAATCCGAAGGCATCAAAAAACTGGTCTCAATCCTCACCCTGCTCATTGACGTGTACTCCAAGCCTGGAGCCTGCGTCGCCATCGACGAATTGGACTCCGGCGTATTCGAATTTCTCTTGGGGGAGATTCTTCAGGTGCTTCAGAATCACGGTCGGGGGCAGCTGATCTTCACCGCGCACAACCTGCGCCCCCTGGAAACCCTGAACAAAGGATCGTTGGTGTTCACCACCACCAATCCCGAACGGCGCTATATCAAATTCCGCGGCAGCCGGGAGAAAAGCAACCTGCGCAGCCAATACCTGCGTGCGATCAACCTCGGAGGCCAGGCGGAAACCGTGTACGAACCGACCAACATATTCGATATCGACGGCGCGTTCTACGATTCCGGCTTTCCGGAGAACGGGTGA
- a CDS encoding ATP-binding protein: MLQRKVTAKLLNWKNSESRKALFLTGARQVGKSYVVRDFAKQHFDVNVEINLYENRQAAQALEEATSAQDFIQRITLFANQPLVPHHTLIFIDEVQERPDIMTMVKFLVEDGRFDYVFSGSMLGTELKGVRSYPVGFVTEQTMHPLDFEEFCWAIGVQESTLDTIRESCENGSPVPDYIHEAMMANFRTYLVVGGMPETVQCFLNTKGDLAAVRELQQDLNRQYRHDISQYAGNRALQVQEIFDQLPTQLVEGNGRFNVSSLAAGARYDRSQKDFIWLVDAGVALKTDCVSEAKHPLRHTAQSPKFKLYQSDTGMLMARYPAATARAAYLDDKEPNLGAIYENVVAQELTAQDVPLHYFMVKKQGEADFIADTSEGKVMPFEVKSGRNFRAHSSIDALLSSSDSRIPRGVVLSRSNVRSEGKVTYLPIYATWRLSSVCNLATITDHDEPDFTLTVRPV; encoded by the coding sequence ATGCTGCAACGAAAAGTCACCGCGAAACTGCTCAACTGGAAGAACTCCGAGAGCCGCAAGGCGTTGTTTCTCACCGGAGCACGGCAGGTAGGCAAAAGCTATGTGGTACGAGACTTCGCCAAACAACACTTCGACGTCAACGTTGAAATCAATCTTTACGAGAACCGGCAGGCCGCGCAGGCCCTTGAAGAGGCGACCAGCGCGCAGGACTTCATCCAAAGGATCACGCTGTTCGCAAATCAGCCTCTTGTGCCGCATCACACTCTAATCTTCATCGATGAGGTGCAGGAACGCCCGGATATTATGACCATGGTGAAGTTCCTCGTGGAGGATGGCCGTTTCGACTACGTGTTCTCAGGTTCGATGTTGGGCACGGAGCTCAAGGGAGTGCGGTCCTATCCCGTTGGCTTCGTGACGGAGCAGACCATGCATCCGCTAGATTTTGAAGAATTCTGCTGGGCCATCGGCGTTCAGGAATCCACCCTGGATACGATACGCGAGTCCTGCGAAAACGGCTCTCCCGTACCCGATTACATCCATGAAGCCATGATGGCGAATTTCAGAACGTATCTGGTGGTGGGCGGTATGCCGGAGACCGTGCAATGTTTTCTCAATACCAAAGGCGATCTGGCCGCCGTTCGAGAACTCCAGCAGGATCTCAACCGCCAATACCGGCATGACATCTCGCAGTACGCCGGCAACCGCGCGCTGCAGGTTCAGGAGATTTTCGACCAGCTTCCCACCCAACTGGTTGAGGGCAATGGACGATTCAACGTCTCCAGTCTCGCCGCCGGAGCGCGATATGACCGCAGTCAAAAGGATTTCATATGGCTGGTCGATGCCGGCGTCGCATTGAAAACGGATTGCGTTTCCGAGGCGAAGCATCCGCTTCGGCATACCGCTCAATCCCCCAAATTCAAGCTGTACCAGTCCGATACCGGCATGCTGATGGCCAGATACCCCGCGGCGACAGCGCGTGCGGCATACTTGGATGACAAAGAGCCAAATCTAGGCGCGATTTATGAGAACGTCGTGGCGCAGGAACTCACCGCGCAAGATGTCCCCTTACATTACTTCATGGTGAAAAAGCAGGGGGAGGCCGATTTCATCGCGGATACCAGCGAAGGAAAGGTGATGCCGTTCGAGGTGAAATCCGGACGCAATTTCCGCGCCCACTCCTCGATTGATGCGCTGCTAAGCTCTTCCGACAGCCGCATCCCTCGTGGAGTTGTGCTCTCGCGCTCTAATGTGAGATCAGAAGGCAAGGTGACATACCTCCCGATCTACGCCACATGGCGCCTATCCAGCGTATGCAATCTCGCCACCATCACGGACCATGATGAACCTGATTTCACTCTCACCGTCCGCCCGGTCTGA
- the rfbB gene encoding dTDP-glucose 4,6-dehydratase yields MAEDFSPRNIIVTGGCGFIGSNFVHYVVDHHPDVHVTVLDKLTYAGNPENIAGLPGGRVELVVGDICDAGLLDRLVPGHDAIVHYAAESHNDNSIADPEPFLKTNVEGTFRLLEATRKYGIRYHHVSTDEVYGDLALDDPARFTESTPYRPSSPYSSTKAASDMLVRAWTRTYGLRTTISNCSNNYGPYQHVEKFIPRQITNILEGVRPKLYGRGENVRDWIHTEDHSGGVWTILTKGRVGETYLIGADGERNNITVLRMILEMMGQDADAFDWVKDRPGHDRRYAIDSTKLRGELGWTPEHTDFESGLRQTIEWYAENRAWWEPVKAATEARYKSQGQ; encoded by the coding sequence ATGGCTGAAGACTTCTCTCCTAGGAATATTATTGTGACCGGTGGTTGTGGTTTCATCGGTTCGAATTTCGTGCACTACGTGGTGGACCATCATCCGGATGTTCATGTGACGGTGTTGGATAAGCTGACGTACGCGGGCAATCCGGAGAACATCGCTGGTCTTCCCGGGGGCCGTGTGGAGTTGGTCGTGGGGGACATCTGCGACGCTGGCCTGTTGGATCGTCTGGTGCCGGGGCATGACGCGATCGTGCATTACGCGGCGGAGTCGCATAACGACAATTCGATCGCGGATCCCGAGCCGTTCCTGAAAACGAACGTGGAGGGCACGTTCCGTTTGTTGGAGGCGACGCGCAAGTACGGGATCCGCTACCATCATGTGAGCACGGACGAGGTGTATGGCGATCTCGCGTTGGATGATCCGGCCCGGTTCACGGAGTCGACGCCGTATCGTCCCTCCAGTCCGTATTCGTCGACGAAGGCGGCGTCGGATATGCTGGTGCGCGCGTGGACGCGCACGTACGGGTTGAGGACCACGATCAGCAACTGTTCGAACAATTATGGTCCGTACCAGCATGTGGAGAAGTTCATCCCGCGTCAGATCACGAACATCCTGGAGGGCGTGCGTCCGAAATTGTACGGCCGGGGTGAGAACGTGCGTGATTGGATCCACACGGAGGACCATTCGGGCGGCGTGTGGACGATCCTGACGAAGGGCCGTGTGGGTGAGACGTATCTGATCGGCGCGGACGGCGAGCGGAACAACATCACCGTGCTGCGCATGATCTTGGAGATGATGGGCCAGGACGCGGACGCGTTCGACTGGGTCAAGGATAGGCCAGGCCATGACCGCCGCTACGCGATCGACTCGACGAAGCTGCGCGGCGAGCTGGGTTGGACGCCCGAACATACGGACTTCGAATCCGGTTTGAGGCAGACCATCGAATGGTATGCGGAGAACCGCGCGTGGTGGGAGCCGGTCAAGGCCGCCACCGAAGCCCGATACAAGTCCCAAGGCCAGTAA
- a CDS encoding glycoside hydrolase family 1 protein yields the protein MAAPTLTFPSGFIWGASTAAHQIEGNNVSSDWWAREQNPNSDLKEPSGDASDSYNRYEEDIKLLADAGLTMYRFSIEWARIEPEEGFFSPAQRLHYRRMIDVCHKYGVEPMVTLNHMTLPLWFAKEGGWLRDDSTDLFGRYVEYLLPILQDVHWICTINEPNMVALTRGGTVGSDFVASSLPAPDPVISANLVKAHKKARQVLAALPDAKTGWTIACQAFHAAPGCEQEMLEYQYPREDYFTEAGAGDDFIGVQAYLRTFIGKDGPLPVADDAERTLTGWEYFPPAIGIATRHTWEVGKHTPLFVTENGLATNDDTRRVDYTFDALGGLREAMEEGIDVRGYLHWSLLDNYEWGSFKPTFGLIAWDPETFERRPKPSLSWLGECSRTQQVVHPYR from the coding sequence ATGGCTGCACCAACCCTCACCTTCCCCTCCGGCTTCATTTGGGGCGCATCCACCGCCGCGCACCAGATCGAAGGCAACAACGTGTCGTCCGACTGGTGGGCGCGCGAGCAAAACCCCAACAGCGATCTCAAAGAACCCTCCGGCGACGCGAGCGACAGCTACAACCGCTATGAGGAGGACATCAAACTGCTGGCCGACGCGGGACTGACCATGTACCGCTTCTCCATCGAATGGGCTCGCATCGAGCCCGAAGAGGGATTCTTCTCCCCGGCACAACGGCTGCACTACCGGCGCATGATCGATGTGTGCCATAAGTACGGCGTCGAGCCGATGGTCACGCTGAACCATATGACGTTGCCGCTATGGTTCGCCAAAGAAGGCGGCTGGCTGCGCGACGATTCCACCGACCTGTTCGGCCGGTATGTGGAATATCTGCTGCCCATCCTCCAGGACGTGCATTGGATCTGCACCATCAACGAGCCCAATATGGTCGCCCTGACCAGGGGCGGAACGGTCGGCTCCGACTTCGTCGCGTCGTCGCTGCCCGCGCCGGATCCCGTGATTTCCGCGAACTTGGTGAAAGCGCACAAGAAGGCGCGTCAGGTGCTCGCCGCCCTTCCGGATGCGAAAACCGGGTGGACGATCGCCTGTCAGGCGTTCCACGCCGCGCCGGGCTGCGAACAGGAGATGCTGGAATATCAATATCCTCGCGAGGACTACTTCACCGAAGCGGGCGCGGGGGACGACTTCATCGGCGTTCAAGCGTACCTGCGCACGTTCATCGGCAAAGACGGGCCGCTTCCCGTCGCCGACGATGCGGAGCGCACGCTCACCGGATGGGAGTATTTCCCGCCCGCCATCGGCATCGCCACCAGGCACACGTGGGAAGTGGGTAAGCACACGCCGCTGTTCGTCACCGAAAACGGGCTCGCCACCAATGACGACACGCGACGTGTCGACTACACATTCGACGCGCTCGGCGGATTGCGCGAGGCTATGGAAGAGGGCATCGACGTGCGCGGATATCTGCACTGGTCGCTGCTCGACAACTACGAGTGGGGATCGTTCAAGCCCACGTTCGGTCTGATCGCCTGGGATCCGGAGACCTTCGAGCGGCGGCCGAAGCCGTCGCTGTCGTGGCTGGGCGAATGCTCCCGCACGCAGCAGGTCGTGCATCCCTATCGCTGA
- a CDS encoding carbohydrate ABC transporter permease has protein sequence MSQAMTSAPVAENKVSLWRRFLNNRGPVYIVLTLIGFLWIFPFLWMALGSVKTQREILAKPPKLLPEHVTWENFARWFTQLDFGTYFTNSLIVSVITVLGNIVFCSMVGYALAKMKFTGKNILFGAVMVTLMVPSVATFVPLFVIVSNMGLSNSYAALILPFLTQPIGVFLMRQFIGGIPDALMEAARIDGAGEVRIFFQIILPQCGPAIATLSILTFLSSWNNFLWPLVAAQTEDKYTLPVALSLYSTGQNATNYSVLLAGAVLVITPILLLFIFLQRYFIQGVAMTGIK, from the coding sequence ATGTCGCAAGCTATGACGTCGGCTCCGGTGGCGGAGAACAAAGTCTCCCTCTGGCGGCGTTTCCTGAACAACAGGGGACCGGTGTACATCGTCCTGACCCTGATCGGGTTCCTCTGGATCTTCCCGTTCCTGTGGATGGCGCTCGGTTCGGTCAAAACACAACGGGAGATTCTCGCCAAACCGCCGAAACTGCTCCCGGAACATGTCACGTGGGAGAACTTCGCCAGATGGTTCACCCAGCTCGACTTCGGCACCTACTTCACCAACAGCCTCATCGTGTCCGTCATCACGGTGCTGGGCAACATCGTGTTCTGCTCCATGGTCGGCTACGCGCTGGCGAAGATGAAATTCACCGGAAAGAACATCCTGTTCGGCGCGGTGATGGTCACCCTCATGGTGCCCAGCGTGGCCACGTTCGTTCCCCTGTTCGTGATCGTGTCGAATATGGGATTGTCGAACTCGTACGCGGCGCTGATTCTGCCGTTCCTGACGCAGCCGATCGGCGTGTTCCTGATGCGCCAGTTCATCGGCGGCATCCCGGACGCGCTTATGGAAGCCGCGAGAATTGACGGCGCGGGGGAGGTGCGTATCTTCTTCCAAATCATCCTGCCGCAATGCGGTCCCGCGATCGCGACGCTGTCGATCCTGACGTTCCTTTCGTCGTGGAACAACTTCCTATGGCCGTTGGTCGCCGCGCAGACGGAGGACAAATACACGCTGCCCGTGGCTCTGTCGCTGTACTCCACAGGACAGAACGCGACTAACTACAGCGTCCTGCTGGCCGGCGCCGTGCTGGTCATCACGCCCATCCTGCTGCTGTTCATCTTCCTGCAGCGGTACTTCATCCAGGGCGTCGCCATGACCGGCATCAAATAA
- a CDS encoding carbohydrate ABC transporter permease has translation MSFRGKKTAEGSGKALRRRQTLIAWGFALPFVLVFCVFMLIPLLSSVAMSFTDITSRDLRTPFNVNFVGLDQYVALFSDSRFMKALLNTGIFVLIGLPITMVIAMAFAVALNKGLRHVNSFFRALFYAPVVASVVAVSVVWRYILQEDGLLNQILAVFGIQGPDWLHDTHFALPALMVMTIWRNMGTLMIIFLAGLQAIPEELKEAASVDGASKWRTFRSITLPLMKPTILLGAVLISVAYLQFFEESFVMTQGGPLDSTLSAAYYVYQKFGFGQYGIASAASWVLFIIIAVVSALQFRILKSED, from the coding sequence ATGTCGTTCCGTGGCAAGAAGACGGCGGAGGGTTCGGGTAAGGCCCTCCGCCGCCGCCAGACCCTGATTGCCTGGGGATTCGCACTGCCGTTCGTGCTGGTGTTCTGCGTGTTCATGCTGATCCCCCTTCTTTCTTCCGTGGCGATGTCGTTCACCGACATTACATCCCGTGACCTGCGAACCCCCTTCAACGTGAACTTCGTCGGACTCGACCAGTATGTGGCGTTGTTCTCCGACTCGAGGTTCATGAAGGCGCTGCTGAACACCGGCATCTTCGTGCTGATCGGACTGCCGATCACCATGGTCATCGCCATGGCGTTCGCCGTCGCCCTCAACAAGGGACTGCGTCACGTCAACTCGTTCTTCCGCGCCCTGTTCTACGCGCCCGTGGTGGCCAGCGTCGTCGCCGTTTCCGTGGTGTGGCGCTACATCCTCCAAGAGGACGGCCTGCTCAATCAGATCCTCGCCGTGTTCGGAATCCAAGGCCCCGACTGGCTGCATGACACGCATTTCGCCCTTCCCGCGCTGATGGTCATGACCATCTGGCGCAACATGGGCACGCTGATGATCATCTTCCTCGCCGGACTGCAAGCCATCCCGGAAGAGCTGAAAGAAGCTGCTTCCGTGGACGGCGCCAGCAAGTGGCGCACCTTCCGCAGCATCACCCTGCCCCTGATGAAACCCACCATCCTGTTGGGCGCGGTGCTCATCTCCGTCGCCTACCTGCAGTTCTTCGAGGAATCATTCGTCATGACCCAGGGCGGACCTCTCGACTCGACGCTGTCGGCAGCCTATTACGTATACCAGAAGTTCGGATTCGGCCAATACGGCATAGCCTCCGCGGCAAGTTGGGTGCTGTTCATCATCATCGCGGTGGTGAGCGCGCTGCAGTTCCGAATCCTCAAATCCGAAGACTAA
- a CDS encoding extracellular solute-binding protein, producing MTHSMLKKTAALLAGTAMLVGVTACGRTNTDSTASADDVTTIDSSPATGELTIWAMGNEGDLLGDFVKDFEEENPDVTVTVTAIPWSSAHDKLQTAIAAGNGPDIAQMGTTWMADFSDSFSQVPDNFDLSDFSEGPLEAGQVDGTQLGIPWYVDTRVLYYRTDIAEQAGWTEAPETWDELKQMAQDLQKVDGVEWGMYQQPSGTDSFIGVLPYVFSAGAELTDDGQTQWTLNTDAMKEALDFTSSLYEDGIADPNADVSAGANITNFVSGEAPMMIEGPTAVSQINELGGEGFEDKYTTVTLPSMDGSPDAVSFVGGCDLVVFKDSDNKQAAWKFIQWASQPEVQAAWYELSSDLPASQTAWSDEALADNDKLVAFGDQLESTMAPPALATWAQVGSAGDRIVEQINKGQVTVEEGLESLQSEADSIGMGN from the coding sequence ATGACCCATTCAATGTTGAAGAAAACCGCGGCCCTGCTCGCAGGAACCGCCATGCTCGTCGGCGTCACCGCATGCGGACGCACCAACACCGATAGCACCGCCAGCGCGGACGACGTCACCACCATCGACTCCAGCCCGGCCACCGGCGAACTGACCATCTGGGCTATGGGCAACGAAGGCGACCTGCTTGGCGACTTCGTCAAGGACTTCGAAGAGGAGAACCCCGACGTCACCGTCACCGTCACCGCCATCCCGTGGTCCAGCGCGCACGACAAGCTGCAGACCGCGATCGCGGCCGGCAACGGACCGGACATCGCGCAGATGGGCACCACTTGGATGGCCGACTTCTCCGACTCCTTCTCCCAAGTGCCCGACAACTTCGACCTGAGCGACTTCTCCGAAGGTCCTCTCGAGGCCGGCCAGGTGGATGGAACGCAACTCGGCATCCCATGGTATGTCGACACCCGCGTGCTCTACTACCGCACCGACATCGCGGAGCAGGCCGGTTGGACCGAGGCTCCCGAAACCTGGGACGAGCTCAAGCAGATGGCCCAGGACCTGCAGAAGGTCGACGGCGTCGAATGGGGCATGTACCAGCAGCCGTCCGGCACCGACTCGTTCATCGGAGTCCTTCCGTACGTGTTCTCCGCGGGCGCCGAACTGACCGACGACGGCCAGACCCAATGGACCCTCAACACCGATGCCATGAAGGAGGCGCTTGATTTCACCTCCAGCCTGTATGAGGACGGCATCGCTGATCCGAACGCCGACGTGAGCGCCGGCGCGAACATCACGAACTTCGTTTCCGGCGAGGCTCCGATGATGATCGAAGGACCGACCGCCGTGAGCCAGATCAACGAGCTCGGCGGCGAGGGCTTCGAAGACAAGTACACGACCGTGACCTTGCCGTCCATGGACGGCTCCCCCGACGCGGTCTCCTTCGTCGGCGGTTGCGACCTCGTCGTATTCAAGGATTCCGACAACAAACAGGCCGCGTGGAAGTTCATCCAGTGGGCCAGCCAGCCCGAGGTGCAGGCCGCATGGTACGAGCTTTCCTCCGATCTGCCGGCGTCCCAGACGGCGTGGAGCGATGAGGCGCTCGCGGACAACGACAAACTCGTGGCGTTCGGCGACCAGCTCGAAAGCACCATGGCGCCGCCCGCTCTGGCCACTTGGGCGCAGGTCGGATCCGCCGGCGACCGCATCGTCGAGCAGATCAACAAGGGTCAGGTGACCGTTGAGGAAGGACTGGAGAGCCTGCAGTCCGAAGCCGATTCGATCGGTATGGGGAACTGA